The following coding sequences lie in one Moritella viscosa genomic window:
- the syd gene encoding protein Syd codes for MTAAVTDALISFYARCEQLWQTQDYLPQQAFDPEWDSPCFIVDSNHPQLLAGNKAWLPVKRDEITSFSNIESALSIELDPQIADFFGAYFSDHMPASFNDEVIELVQVWSPDDFERLQENTIAHLMMKKTLKQSPTLFIASCVDDMQIIALDNVSGEVVREVLGKGISEVLAPDLATFIGQLTPVLFEQ; via the coding sequence ATGACTGCAGCTGTAACCGATGCATTGATTTCTTTTTATGCGCGCTGTGAACAACTTTGGCAAACACAAGATTATTTACCACAACAGGCGTTTGATCCCGAGTGGGATTCGCCGTGCTTTATTGTGGATTCAAATCATCCCCAACTGCTTGCGGGTAATAAAGCTTGGTTGCCAGTAAAACGTGATGAGATAACATCATTTAGTAATATTGAGTCGGCGTTAAGCATTGAGCTTGATCCGCAGATAGCCGATTTTTTTGGTGCTTATTTCAGTGACCATATGCCTGCAAGTTTTAATGATGAAGTCATTGAATTGGTACAGGTATGGAGTCCAGATGACTTTGAGCGTTTACAAGAAAATACGATTGCACATTTAATGATGAAGAAAACACTAAAACAGTCGCCTACGTTATTTATTGCTAGTTGCGTGGATGACATGCAGATCATTGCACTAGATAACGTCAGTGGTGAAGTAGTGCGTGAAGTGCTGGGGAAAGGCATTTCTGAAGTATTAGCGCCAGACCTAGCGACGTTTATTGGTCAATTAACACCAGTCTTATTCGAACAGTAA
- the queF gene encoding NADPH-dependent 7-cyano-7-deazaguanine reductase, which yields MTITNRYQDSTALDKLNLGQKTEYISQYQPNLLQPVPRQLNRDDLSLSDQLPFTGCDLWNLYELSWLNSKGKPIVAVAEVKVCATSVNLIESKSFKLYLNSFNQTRFNSTEAVTETLQRDLAACAQGPVEVVMFDDLDKAPSQITKITGTCIDHLDIDIDNYEFNADLLKAAADNNDVVNEVVYSHLLKSNCLVTNQPDWGSVYIAYQGNKIDQEALLRYLISFRQHNEFHEQCVERIFTDIMRFCKPEQLTVYARYTRRGGLDINPFRTNCDAKIDNIRLIRQ from the coding sequence ATGACAATTACAAACCGTTACCAAGATTCAACTGCACTGGATAAATTAAACCTAGGGCAAAAAACGGAATACATATCTCAATACCAACCTAACTTGTTACAGCCTGTACCAAGACAATTAAATCGAGATGATCTGTCACTATCCGATCAACTGCCATTCACAGGTTGTGATCTATGGAATTTATATGAACTGTCTTGGTTAAATAGCAAAGGTAAGCCAATCGTAGCCGTAGCCGAAGTAAAAGTCTGCGCGACATCAGTTAACTTAATCGAGTCAAAATCATTCAAGCTCTACTTAAACAGCTTTAACCAAACCCGTTTTAACTCTACAGAAGCAGTAACCGAAACACTGCAACGCGACTTAGCCGCATGTGCACAAGGGCCTGTTGAAGTGGTTATGTTTGATGATTTAGATAAAGCGCCAAGTCAAATCACAAAAATAACAGGTACCTGTATTGATCATCTTGATATTGATATCGATAATTATGAGTTTAATGCTGACTTACTCAAAGCAGCTGCAGATAACAATGACGTGGTTAACGAAGTGGTTTACAGTCATTTATTAAAATCAAATTGCCTCGTGACCAATCAACCCGATTGGGGCAGCGTTTATATTGCTTATCAAGGAAATAAAATCGACCAAGAAGCATTATTACGCTATTTAATCTCATTTCGTCAGCATAATGAGTTTCATGAGCAATGCGTTGAGCGTATTTTCACAGACATTATGCGCTTCTGCAAACCAGAACAATTAACTGTTTATGCACGCTATACCCGCAGAGGTGGTTTGGATATAAACCCATTTAGAACCAATTGTGATGCTAAAATAGATAATATCCGTTTAATTCGCCAATAA
- a CDS encoding membrane protein has translation MLIRTCDHKNVIAAFLFDIKLMILRFVYALVFLLFSTTAAASLFDQLILPNELKRSQSVQYSQPYQCIQIIDEFLQTQKQDIITEVSRMSKIREKSVTPSDLALVKQQKALCYFYANNIGQAVVTLDKMLAEKSNSVPLHLKQQSLLIKSHILAQSNTLANFQLAQETINKVIDSINDNTYNPTANGSFALKIIAGEIALKLNDYEESMQLFREAEQYGAQTPLTNNAAWAAYAIGYNYQQQNKLTLAINFYNKAQQKLLDNQDTLNGLLTKKMSQAYIAEDNFKLAISFANQSAQYYQNLGNKLQLSDSLLALASMHRKIKEYNLSLVYYFNALDLLKVFDEKNKLNTVYFEVGKTYLQMGNYSLAEQYLSNAEQLFYNNGQTDLLLESLVHLANLAIQQQHYDTALIRLNKALSIAGKLNNSKQFETVYLYLATAYEETDQYAKALDSYKQFVRYNKLSNFEAKKAFPVSNQHKENNEIKSQKINQLQAQVLKLKQSKHNLVINVFLLASIMLIILYLYYINTQKMKLQKQDVEQLENNYNIHSNTGLNNINSLNQYIPTPLQEARFYSDWEYSDKQNSVHSCAIISLDFLLPLRQKCSLSLVNKVETELGAYLKQQLHDSEHLFQLNDTQLLLVKKVNKNYDPAIIANRILDWFEQFDCQLNFDKNISIGMVSHPFLFKYPTAIDSRKLLNIATLALSGATQLSRKHNRNSWVKLSALTYTQPAFFHGDIWNRSKQAIEKGLVKVTSSTDKNDINWL, from the coding sequence ATGTTAATAAGGACATGTGATCATAAGAATGTGATAGCAGCCTTTCTATTCGATATTAAACTCATGATTTTACGTTTTGTTTATGCCCTTGTATTTCTTCTCTTTAGCACTACTGCAGCTGCAAGTTTGTTTGATCAGCTGATCTTACCGAATGAACTCAAGCGCAGTCAGTCTGTACAATACAGCCAACCTTATCAATGTATTCAAATTATTGATGAATTTTTGCAAACACAAAAACAAGACATTATCACTGAAGTCTCTCGTATGAGTAAAATCAGAGAAAAATCGGTAACACCTTCAGATCTTGCGCTCGTCAAACAACAAAAAGCACTCTGCTATTTCTATGCAAATAATATCGGTCAAGCCGTTGTTACGCTCGATAAAATGCTCGCTGAAAAATCGAATTCCGTACCACTGCATTTAAAACAGCAAAGCTTATTAATCAAAAGCCACATTCTTGCACAATCGAATACGCTTGCTAACTTCCAACTTGCACAAGAAACCATTAACAAAGTCATCGATAGCATTAATGACAATACTTATAATCCGACTGCTAATGGCTCTTTTGCACTCAAAATTATTGCAGGTGAGATTGCGTTAAAGCTCAATGATTACGAAGAATCAATGCAACTGTTTCGCGAAGCTGAACAATATGGTGCCCAGACCCCACTCACGAACAATGCTGCTTGGGCTGCTTATGCCATTGGGTATAATTACCAACAGCAAAATAAATTAACCTTAGCGATTAATTTTTACAACAAAGCCCAACAAAAACTACTTGATAATCAAGATACCCTCAATGGCCTGCTCACTAAAAAAATGAGCCAAGCCTATATCGCCGAAGATAACTTTAAATTAGCGATCAGCTTTGCCAATCAATCGGCTCAATATTATCAAAATCTTGGCAACAAATTGCAACTATCCGATTCTTTATTAGCACTTGCCAGTATGCATCGTAAAATTAAAGAATATAACTTATCGCTCGTTTATTATTTTAATGCTCTCGATTTACTGAAGGTGTTTGATGAGAAAAACAAATTAAACACAGTCTATTTTGAAGTGGGAAAAACTTACTTGCAAATGGGTAATTATAGCTTGGCCGAGCAATATTTATCGAATGCAGAGCAGTTGTTTTACAATAATGGCCAAACGGATTTATTACTTGAATCACTCGTACACCTGGCTAATTTAGCGATTCAACAACAGCATTACGACACCGCATTAATACGTTTAAATAAAGCGTTATCGATCGCCGGTAAACTAAACAATAGTAAACAATTTGAAACCGTCTATCTGTATCTTGCCACAGCCTATGAAGAAACAGATCAATACGCAAAAGCACTCGATAGCTATAAGCAATTTGTACGCTATAACAAACTCTCTAATTTTGAAGCAAAAAAAGCATTTCCTGTCTCTAATCAACACAAAGAAAATAATGAAATAAAATCGCAAAAGATAAACCAATTACAAGCACAAGTGCTCAAGCTAAAACAATCAAAACATAACTTGGTTATTAATGTTTTTTTACTTGCTTCAATTATGCTAATTATTCTTTATTTGTACTATATCAATACGCAAAAGATGAAATTACAAAAACAAGATGTAGAACAGTTAGAGAATAACTACAATATTCATTCAAATACTGGCTTGAATAACATCAACAGCCTAAATCAATATATACCGACGCCACTGCAAGAAGCACGATTTTATTCTGATTGGGAATATTCAGATAAGCAAAACAGTGTGCATAGTTGCGCAATCATTAGTCTCGACTTTTTACTGCCTTTACGTCAAAAATGCAGCCTTTCACTCGTAAATAAAGTAGAAACAGAATTAGGTGCATATTTAAAACAACAACTACATGATTCTGAACATTTATTCCAATTAAATGACACGCAATTATTATTAGTTAAGAAAGTAAACAAAAATTACGACCCTGCGATCATTGCCAACCGTATCCTAGACTGGTTCGAACAATTTGATTGCCAGCTTAATTTTGACAAAAATATCTCGATAGGTATGGTTTCTCACCCCTTCTTATTTAAATACCCAACAGCAATCGACAGTAGAAAGCTGTTAAATATAGCCACTTTAGCCTTATCAGGTGCAACCCAATTAAGTCGTAAACATAACCGAAATAGTTGGGTTAAATTAAGTGCCTTAACCTATACACAACCGGCATTTTTCCATGGTGATATCTGGAACAGATCCAAGCAAGCCATTGAAAAAGGCTTAGTAAAAGTCACCTCCTCAACAGACAAAAATGATATTAATTGGCTGTAG
- a CDS encoding GGDEF domain protein — MQTSQDSHSATQQSDASGYTKINTAMLLAFINRLLGATRGIDTELNIEVSKLKAILERSASDDELITQIKQVERQVMLQPHILSDTLKIGDNATIQATKSLIHLLQDDPKLTAELQLLLAEPKAAAVTALQTKVQSLFCIYHSAIKNLQMYRGSNSGVTATVHKKICDDLQRLINELDFAGGFGSNLQKIRQRLLQGVEINELVDICLQIINNIIEGAREERLASKTFLHAIVEELNNIAYKFDNSLVDSSKINKKQMSLLENLKERIDILDLDISTCENLEETKLHVQQGLEIISSSIQQQEQLLQEKIRLEQQIKAVQSQLEQLKKETLLHTQRLEAQQHKLYLDSLTQVYNRTALDERFKLEFKRWQRYQTNTTIAIIDIDHFKNINDTFGHIAGDKALKIVARALQKSIKGKDFIARFGGEEFVVLLADLKPHEIQAVLDKLRKTIKSIPFRFKGEQISITISIGATQFLPEDNETVEPFERADKALYQAKSSGRDKVIISN; from the coding sequence ATGCAGACATCACAAGATTCGCACTCAGCAACACAGCAAAGTGATGCCAGCGGGTACACAAAAATTAACACTGCCATGTTATTAGCATTTATTAATCGTTTACTTGGTGCCACGCGAGGTATCGATACCGAGCTAAACATTGAAGTAAGTAAGCTAAAAGCAATTCTAGAACGCAGTGCGTCTGACGATGAACTTATCACTCAAATCAAACAGGTTGAGCGTCAAGTGATGCTACAACCACATATCTTATCCGATACCTTAAAAATTGGTGATAACGCTACAATTCAAGCCACTAAATCATTAATTCATTTGTTACAGGACGATCCTAAACTCACCGCCGAGTTGCAATTACTATTAGCGGAGCCCAAAGCGGCAGCTGTCACTGCATTACAAACAAAAGTGCAATCACTCTTCTGCATTTATCACAGCGCAATCAAAAACTTACAAATGTATCGCGGAAGTAATAGCGGTGTAACGGCAACCGTACACAAAAAAATATGCGACGATTTGCAACGCTTAATCAATGAACTTGATTTTGCCGGTGGGTTTGGCTCAAATCTTCAAAAAATTCGTCAACGTTTATTACAAGGTGTCGAAATCAATGAACTCGTTGATATCTGTTTGCAAATCATCAACAACATTATCGAAGGGGCTCGTGAAGAACGCTTAGCGTCAAAGACGTTTTTACATGCCATTGTCGAAGAACTCAATAATATCGCTTATAAGTTTGATAACTCATTAGTTGATAGTAGTAAAATAAATAAAAAACAAATGAGTTTGTTGGAAAATCTAAAAGAGCGAATTGATATTTTAGACTTAGATATCAGTACTTGTGAAAACTTAGAAGAAACGAAGTTACACGTTCAACAAGGACTTGAAATCATCTCGAGTAGTATCCAACAACAAGAGCAATTACTACAAGAGAAAATTCGATTAGAGCAACAAATAAAAGCAGTTCAGAGCCAACTTGAGCAACTCAAAAAAGAAACATTACTGCATACACAACGCTTAGAAGCACAACAGCATAAACTGTACCTTGATTCTTTAACACAGGTATACAATCGCACCGCATTAGACGAACGCTTTAAGCTTGAATTTAAACGTTGGCAGCGTTATCAAACCAATACCACAATCGCGATCATCGATATTGATCACTTTAAGAATATCAATGATACCTTTGGTCATATTGCAGGGGACAAAGCCCTTAAAATCGTCGCAAGAGCCTTACAAAAATCGATTAAGGGTAAAGACTTTATCGCCCGTTTTGGTGGTGAAGAATTTGTCGTATTACTTGCCGACTTAAAACCACATGAAATACAGGCCGTTTTAGATAAGCTGCGCAAGACCATTAAAAGTATACCGTTTAGATTTAAAGGCGAACAGATTTCAATCACTATCTCAATTGGTGCGACTCAATTCTTACCAGAGGATAATGAAACAGTTGAACCTTTCGAACGCGCGGATAAAGCCTTGTATCAAGCAAAAAGCTCAGGACGAGATAAAGTTATCATTAGCAACTAA
- a CDS encoding putative uncharacterized lysine decarboxylase: MITHIKPVGSMDLLSQLEVDRLQQTATSDLYLLFRNCSLAVLNSGSRTDSSSEILKAFRSFDISVVQRERGVKLELHNAPEQAFVDGEIIRGIQEHLFSVLRDILYVNSYIEQEPVPKKELSSFLTNQVFSILRNARVIKSDSDPNMVVCWGGHSIRSPEYEYAKAVGHELGLREINICTGCGPGAMEGPMKGATVGHAKQRVKQRRYLGLTEPSIIAAEPPNPIVNELVILPDIEKRLEAFVRLSHGIIIFPGGAGTAEELLYLLGIMMHPENKRQPLPIVLTGPKESEEYFTTIDEFVGATLGFEAQKYYQIIIDDAASAAQIMKQAMHKTYEYRRAIGDAYSYNWSLKIELDFQVPFIPSHQHMAALNLNLNQAPEVLAMNLRKAFSGIVAGNVKDSGIKSIEKNGPFKLQGDPKLMQLMDNLLKNFIKQNRMKLPGSKYEPCYEIIKPN, encoded by the coding sequence ATGATCACGCACATTAAACCCGTTGGCAGTATGGATTTGCTTTCACAACTTGAAGTCGATCGGCTACAACAAACTGCCACCAGTGATTTATATTTATTATTCCGAAATTGCTCACTGGCCGTATTAAACTCAGGTTCTCGAACTGATTCCAGTAGTGAAATTTTAAAAGCATTCCGTAGCTTTGATATCAGTGTTGTACAACGTGAACGCGGCGTAAAGCTCGAGCTACATAACGCCCCAGAACAAGCGTTTGTCGATGGTGAGATTATTCGAGGTATTCAAGAACACCTATTTTCAGTATTGCGCGATATTCTTTATGTTAATAGTTATATAGAGCAAGAACCCGTCCCCAAAAAAGAATTATCTTCATTTTTAACCAACCAGGTATTTTCTATTTTACGTAATGCACGCGTGATCAAATCAGATTCCGATCCTAATATGGTCGTTTGCTGGGGAGGCCACTCCATCCGCTCACCAGAATATGAATATGCTAAAGCCGTTGGTCATGAATTAGGCTTGCGTGAAATAAATATTTGCACGGGTTGCGGACCCGGTGCAATGGAAGGTCCAATGAAAGGGGCGACAGTTGGCCATGCGAAACAGCGCGTAAAACAACGCCGCTATCTTGGTTTAACCGAACCCAGTATTATAGCTGCCGAACCACCTAACCCCATCGTAAATGAACTCGTCATTTTACCGGACATTGAAAAACGTTTAGAAGCCTTTGTACGCCTATCTCACGGTATTATCATTTTTCCTGGTGGTGCAGGTACAGCAGAAGAACTCTTGTACTTACTGGGAATAATGATGCACCCCGAAAATAAACGTCAGCCGCTGCCGATTGTACTTACCGGCCCTAAGGAAAGTGAAGAATACTTTACTACCATCGATGAATTTGTCGGTGCAACCCTTGGTTTTGAAGCACAAAAATACTATCAAATTATTATTGATGATGCTGCAAGTGCAGCACAAATAATGAAACAAGCCATGCATAAAACCTATGAATATCGCCGTGCCATTGGTGATGCTTATTCATATAACTGGAGCTTAAAAATAGAATTAGATTTTCAAGTTCCATTTATTCCAAGTCACCAGCATATGGCGGCATTAAACCTCAACCTTAATCAAGCCCCTGAAGTATTAGCAATGAACCTGCGAAAAGCCTTTTCCGGTATCGTCGCGGGTAATGTTAAAGACTCAGGGATCAAATCAATTGAAAAAAATGGTCCATTCAAATTGCAAGGCGACCCAAAATTAATGCAATTAATGGACAATTTATTAAAAAACTTCATAAAACAGAATAGAATGAAGCTTCCAGGTAGTAAGTATGAACCTTGCTATGAAATAATAAAGCCCAATTAA
- the exo gene encoding protein Xni, protein MAKNHLLIIDALNLIRRVHAVQLNQSNDPVAQISATRETIKQAVRKLLAITAPTHVVAVFDAEQTGWRHEIYPDYKANRKPMPESLQQALNLIQDDLWDLNVDSLLTEQDEADDLIATLAVKMSAQQQQVTIISTDKGYCQLLNPYIQIRDYFNKRWLDQNFIDDKFGVQPQQLADYWALTGISGSHLAGVAGIGPKTATQLLTQHVTLDAIYASEELKPKLREKLDTHKEMAYITQQLAQLKIDIPLGFNLKDLRYQP, encoded by the coding sequence ATGGCCAAAAATCACTTATTAATTATCGATGCGTTAAACCTGATCCGTCGAGTTCATGCAGTACAACTAAATCAAAGTAATGATCCGGTTGCGCAAATAAGCGCAACGCGCGAAACCATTAAGCAAGCCGTTAGAAAATTATTAGCGATCACGGCTCCGACGCATGTCGTCGCGGTCTTTGATGCTGAGCAAACGGGCTGGCGCCATGAGATCTACCCCGATTACAAGGCGAATCGTAAGCCGATGCCAGAAAGCTTGCAGCAAGCACTCAATTTAATCCAAGATGACCTGTGGGATTTGAACGTAGACTCTTTATTAACAGAACAAGATGAAGCGGATGATTTAATTGCAACGCTCGCCGTCAAAATGTCAGCACAACAGCAACAAGTCACCATTATTTCGACCGATAAGGGTTACTGCCAACTGTTAAATCCTTACATTCAAATTCGTGATTATTTTAACAAACGCTGGTTAGACCAAAACTTTATTGACGATAAATTCGGAGTACAACCACAGCAACTTGCCGACTACTGGGCCTTAACAGGGATCAGTGGTAGTCATCTCGCTGGCGTAGCAGGAATTGGACCTAAAACAGCCACTCAATTATTAACACAGCATGTTACTTTAGACGCAATTTATGCGAGTGAAGAGCTAAAACCCAAGCTTCGCGAAAAACTTGATACACATAAAGAAATGGCTTATATCACCCAGCAGCTAGCACAGCTCAAAATTGATATTCCTTTAGGATTCAATTTAAAAGATTTACGGTATCAGCCTTAA
- the icd gene encoding isocitrate dehydrogenase [NADP], whose product MTQRRITVIPGDGIGPDIIESAIQILDKAGCNFAYDFADAGLAALQTSSELLPTATLDLIEKNKVALKGPLTTPVGAGFTSINVSLRKHFNLYANLRPVVSFKGTRSRYENIDIITVRENTEGMYSGAGQIIADDGSEAEAKSIITRAGAERICVAAYELAKSENRKKVTAIHKANILKTTSGLFLEVAREVAQRYPEIESEEMIVDAACMNLVMYPERFDVIVTTNLFGDILSDLCAGLVGGLGMAPGANIGEDIAIFEAVHGSAPDIAGKNLANPTSVILASIQMLEHLEMKKEANNIRNAVRDVIESGDRTTRDLGGTHGTTDFTQAILERL is encoded by the coding sequence ATGACACAAAGAAGAATTACAGTGATCCCGGGTGATGGCATTGGTCCGGATATTATTGAGTCTGCAATTCAAATTTTAGATAAGGCTGGCTGTAATTTCGCATATGACTTTGCTGATGCTGGTCTTGCTGCACTACAAACTTCAAGTGAACTGTTGCCAACAGCAACATTAGATTTAATTGAAAAAAACAAAGTAGCATTAAAAGGTCCGTTAACTACACCTGTTGGCGCTGGCTTTACGTCAATCAACGTATCATTACGTAAGCATTTTAATTTATACGCTAACTTGCGACCAGTAGTCTCTTTTAAAGGTACACGTAGCCGCTACGAAAATATCGATATTATTACCGTGCGTGAAAATACGGAAGGTATGTACTCTGGTGCAGGTCAAATTATTGCCGATGATGGTAGCGAAGCAGAAGCAAAAAGTATCATCACACGCGCTGGGGCAGAACGTATTTGTGTTGCAGCATATGAATTAGCAAAATCAGAAAATCGTAAAAAAGTAACGGCTATCCATAAAGCCAATATTTTGAAAACAACATCAGGCCTGTTCCTTGAAGTAGCGCGTGAAGTGGCGCAACGTTACCCTGAAATTGAATCAGAAGAAATGATCGTTGATGCTGCGTGTATGAACCTGGTTATGTACCCTGAACGTTTCGATGTGATCGTGACCACGAACTTATTTGGTGATATTTTATCTGACTTATGTGCAGGTCTTGTTGGTGGTCTTGGTATGGCTCCGGGCGCAAATATCGGTGAAGACATCGCTATTTTTGAAGCCGTTCACGGCAGTGCACCTGACATTGCAGGTAAAAACCTAGCAAATCCGACATCTGTGATCCTTGCCTCTATTCAAATGCTAGAACACCTAGAAATGAAAAAAGAAGCAAATAATATTCGTAACGCAGTGCGTGATGTCATTGAATCAGGTGATAGAACAACGCGTGATCTTGGTGGTACACATGGTACGACAGACTTTACTCAAGCAATTTTAGAACGTCTATAG
- a CDS encoding putative exported protein: MVYKILLIIFSISLFSRITLAQENQLRSYIPDQHFSNRHNQIGPILAAVHPKFEFKQSLFVIKKSKNKRKHTAQLQLLNMWIDPDITRLFIPRLKDIGKLSLNLHYSLKRSPYLLFNYERITIKTKVKSDGVLQHEAYYNMNIEGAVIGIKVRGEDQKLYFRYRFK; the protein is encoded by the coding sequence ATGGTATATAAAATTCTCTTAATCATATTTTCAATCAGTCTATTTAGCAGGATCACTCTAGCACAAGAAAATCAGTTAAGGTCCTATATACCAGATCAACATTTTTCTAACCGCCACAATCAAATAGGGCCAATATTAGCAGCTGTACACCCAAAATTTGAATTTAAACAATCTCTGTTTGTTATCAAAAAAAGTAAAAATAAGCGTAAACATACTGCGCAACTACAACTGCTTAATATGTGGATAGATCCAGATATTACTCGCCTCTTCATCCCTAGGCTCAAAGATATTGGTAAGCTAAGCTTAAACTTGCATTACAGCTTAAAGCGCAGTCCTTATTTATTATTTAATTACGAACGCATCACCATCAAAACAAAAGTTAAATCAGACGGAGTCCTACAGCACGAGGCGTATTATAATATGAATATCGAGGGGGCTGTCATTGGGATTAAAGTACGTGGCGAAGATCAAAAATTATATTTTCGTTATCGTTTTAAATAA
- the rlmM gene encoding ribosomal RNA large subunit methyltransferase M translates to MNGILLYCRPGYEKECAAEIQARATAMEAYGFAKVTLNSGYVVFECHSAEDVDSIAKKLPLSSLIFARQMIALHARVDDMPLYDRVNPVVAACDGIEAMGELRVEMPDTNEGKELSKFCRKYTVPLRQSLRKGDHLLPKENKNRPVLHVFFITNTSVYIGYSYSFNNSPLPMGIMRLKFPSKAPSRSTLKLEEAFHTFIPADQWDKRIGGAMRAVDLGACPGGWTYQLVQRSMFVVAIDNGAMADSLMETGQVKHFEEDGFKYEPAKTTIAWTNRKLNGNKIKVPENPPVDMLVCDMIEKPERVARLMCKWLLNAWCKEAIFNLKLPLKRRYHTLEDCLAILDKQLDDRFVIQAKHLYHDRDEVTVHVAWAHFIPEDK, encoded by the coding sequence ATGAATGGTATTTTATTATATTGCCGCCCTGGTTATGAAAAAGAATGTGCCGCTGAAATTCAAGCACGAGCGACTGCCATGGAGGCGTATGGTTTTGCTAAAGTAACGCTGAATTCGGGTTATGTTGTGTTTGAATGTCACTCTGCTGAAGATGTAGATTCAATAGCGAAAAAATTACCACTTTCATCATTGATCTTTGCACGTCAAATGATCGCATTACACGCACGTGTTGATGATATGCCGCTTTACGACCGTGTAAACCCTGTAGTTGCTGCCTGTGACGGTATCGAAGCCATGGGTGAGCTACGTGTTGAAATGCCTGATACTAATGAAGGTAAAGAGCTGTCTAAATTTTGCCGTAAGTATACAGTGCCACTTCGCCAATCTTTACGTAAAGGCGATCACTTATTACCAAAAGAAAATAAAAACCGCCCAGTACTTCACGTATTTTTCATTACGAATACCAGTGTGTATATCGGTTACTCATATAGCTTTAATAACTCGCCATTACCTATGGGTATCATGCGTCTTAAGTTCCCTTCGAAAGCACCAAGTCGTTCGACATTGAAATTAGAAGAAGCATTCCATACATTTATTCCAGCTGATCAGTGGGATAAACGTATCGGTGGAGCAATGCGTGCGGTTGACTTAGGTGCTTGTCCTGGTGGTTGGACGTACCAGTTAGTACAACGCAGCATGTTTGTTGTTGCTATTGATAACGGTGCAATGGCGGATAGCCTAATGGAAACTGGTCAAGTTAAGCACTTCGAAGAAGACGGCTTTAAATATGAGCCTGCTAAAACGACGATTGCGTGGACCAACCGTAAATTAAACGGTAATAAGATCAAGGTTCCTGAGAATCCACCAGTTGATATGCTGGTATGTGACATGATTGAAAAACCAGAGCGTGTTGCCCGTTTAATGTGTAAGTGGTTATTAAATGCATGGTGTAAAGAAGCAATCTTTAATCTTAAACTTCCATTAAAACGCCGTTACCATACATTAGAAGATTGTTTAGCTATCTTAGATAAGCAACTTGATGATCGCTTTGTGATCCAAGCTAAACACCTTTATCATGATCGTGATGAAGTGACTGTGCATGTTGCTTGGGCACACTTCATTCCTGAAGATAAATAG